The following are encoded together in the Pseudoalteromonas piscicida genome:
- a CDS encoding DegT/DnrJ/EryC1/StrS family aminotransferase: MQFIDLAAQYQHLKTKIDTRIAAVLEHGQYIMGPEVQELEAALSDYVGVKHTITCANGTDALSLALMALDVKAGDAVFCPTFTFFASAETIAFAGATPVFVDSDTKTFNICPIDLENRIKQVIDAGELTPKVIMAVDLFGLPADYPAIKEIADKYQLKIIEDAAQGFGGEIDGKRAGSFADIATTSFFPAKPLGCYGDGGALFTDNDEYAALLQSLRVHGKGKDKYDNVRIGMNSRLDTIQAAILLEKLAAFPTELENRNRAAKNYTNDLQPQFVAPFVPEGYLSSWAQYTIQVDNREQVMQSYKEQGIPTMIYYGTCMHQQSAFEHLGHKEGDFPIAEKLAKSVLSLPMHGYLCTDSTE; encoded by the coding sequence ATGCAATTTATCGACTTAGCTGCACAGTATCAGCATTTAAAAACAAAAATAGATACACGGATCGCAGCGGTATTAGAACATGGTCAGTACATTATGGGGCCAGAAGTACAAGAGCTTGAAGCTGCATTGTCTGATTATGTAGGTGTAAAGCATACTATCACTTGTGCTAACGGTACTGACGCGCTGTCTTTAGCTCTGATGGCATTAGATGTGAAAGCCGGAGACGCCGTCTTTTGTCCTACTTTTACATTTTTCGCTTCCGCTGAGACTATCGCTTTTGCGGGAGCGACTCCTGTGTTTGTCGATTCTGACACAAAAACATTCAATATTTGTCCAATCGATCTTGAAAACCGAATTAAGCAGGTAATAGACGCTGGTGAATTGACACCTAAAGTGATTATGGCTGTGGATTTATTTGGCTTACCTGCTGATTATCCAGCGATTAAAGAAATTGCGGATAAATATCAACTAAAGATTATTGAAGATGCAGCGCAAGGGTTTGGTGGTGAGATTGATGGCAAACGTGCAGGCTCTTTTGCCGATATAGCTACAACCAGCTTTTTCCCTGCTAAGCCATTAGGGTGCTATGGTGATGGTGGGGCGCTATTTACCGATAACGATGAATATGCTGCATTATTACAATCTCTACGAGTGCATGGTAAAGGCAAAGACAAGTACGATAATGTTCGCATCGGCATGAATAGCCGATTAGATACAATTCAAGCCGCTATTTTATTGGAGAAGCTTGCTGCTTTTCCGACCGAGTTGGAGAATCGTAACCGCGCTGCCAAGAACTATACCAATGATCTTCAGCCGCAGTTTGTTGCGCCTTTTGTGCCTGAGGGATATCTAAGTTCATGGGCGCAATACACTATCCAAGTAGATAATCGTGAACAGGTAATGCAATCATATAAAGAACAAGGTATTCCGACCATGATTTACTATGGCACCTGTATGCATCAGCAAAGTGCTTTTGAGCATTTAGGTCATAAGGAAGGTGATTTTCCGATTGCTGAAAAACTGGCTAAGTCAGTACTGAGTCTGCCTATGCATGGATATTTATGCACCGACAGTACCGAATAA
- a CDS encoding acyltransferase yields MAYQKHESAIVDDGAQIGEGSRVWHFAHVCGGAKIGAGCSLGQNVFVGNKVEIGNNVKIQNNVSVYDNVYLEDDVFCGPSMVFTNVYNPRSFIERKTEYRDTRVQQGATLGANCTIVCGVTIGSYALIGAGAVVNKDVPPFALMVGVPAKQIGWISKYGEQLDLPLEGEGRCVCPHTGEQYVLNGNQLSHQF; encoded by the coding sequence ATGGCCTACCAAAAGCATGAAAGCGCGATTGTGGATGACGGCGCTCAGATAGGTGAAGGCTCTCGAGTTTGGCATTTTGCACATGTTTGTGGCGGAGCCAAAATTGGTGCCGGCTGTTCGCTCGGGCAAAATGTTTTTGTCGGTAATAAAGTAGAGATTGGTAATAACGTTAAAATCCAGAACAATGTGTCAGTGTATGACAACGTTTATCTAGAAGACGATGTATTTTGTGGTCCGAGCATGGTATTCACTAACGTCTATAATCCGAGGTCGTTTATAGAGCGCAAAACTGAATACCGAGATACTCGAGTCCAGCAAGGCGCAACGCTTGGTGCAAATTGCACAATCGTGTGTGGCGTTACAATCGGCTCGTATGCGTTGATTGGTGCCGGCGCTGTGGTTAATAAAGACGTTCCTCCTTTTGCGCTTATGGTCGGAGTACCAGCGAAACAAATCGGTTGGATCAGTAAATATGGCGAGCAATTAGACTTGCCCCTTGAAGGTGAAGGTCGTTGTGTTTGTCCGCATACTGGCGAGCAGTATGTACTAAACGGAAACCAACTTAGTCATCAATTTTAA